From the genome of Leptotrichia sp. oral taxon 847:
CTGTATTTCTTAGTAGGAAATTAACTGAAATAAAATCTGAGGGAATAGACTATTTTCTAAAAGAAATAGAAAAAATAAAGAATGGTGAAAAAGAATGTGTTGAGGGCTATGGAGAAACATTAGATTTTTTTATATTCAAAGACAGAGTAGATTTTATAGATTGGTTTGGAGACTATGATAATTGGAGTTGTACAATAGAAGAATTTACAAAAGCTTTATTAGGAAAAAAGAAATTTTTAAAAATGCCACGAGACATAAGTAGTTATCTGGAAGTTGAAATAAATGATTTATAGAATTATAGTTCGAGTTAGACAAGAAAAGGAGCGGCAATTCTTGAATAGGGGTCTGATGGAGTATTTCAAGTTCCTAAAAATGTGACAAAACCTTTAAAAAGTTTACACTCTTGAAACTCTTTCCCCAAAAATTTTATATGTTTTTTTCTAGCAGAAGTCATGCATATGAAAATACAACAACTCTGTTATTACCTCAATTTAATTTGCCAGTAATACCTTTATTAGAATACAAAACAGTACCATTATTAGAATATAAGCCAGATTATATAAATAATATACAAAATATAATTCAAAAACAACAAATGAAAATACCTACAAAATAATAGGAAGGGGATATCAAAATGTCAGAATATAGAACAGTATCAGCAGCAGCAATGTTAGGAACATATGAAGATTTTTTAGAATTATTTGAAAAAGGATATGAAGATAAAGAAAGTGTCTTAAAAAGTAATATTTTATATGATGCCTTAAGAAATAATAATGACGAAGCACGTTATAAAATATCAATTTTTTTAATAAATAAAGGTGCTAATATTAAATACAGAACAAAGGAAGGAACTACTTTATTTTTCCCTTTATTTGAAAGTGGAGGGAATGATATAGCTGGAACAATAGAATTATGCAGAATTTTTTTAGAAAAAGGAGCAGATATAACAGCATTATACAAACCAGACAGAATTGTAGTTTTTAAAAATATTTTTAATTACTTTGTCGATGAAAACAAAATGATTCCGTTATATAAATTAATCTTTTCTCAACCGGGATTACAATTATTAGTAAAAGATAAATGGGGGTTAACAGCTTTAGAATTTGTTAAAAGGTGTCAGAAACCAATAGCAGTGAAAATGATGGAAGATTATGTAAAAAAATATAATCTAAAAGAAAATAGTTAGAATTTTTAGATAACCGTTGTTGTAAAAGACAGCGGTTATTTTTAATTTATTATGTTTAATGTTGGAAATAAGCCTACCTAGGCTTTTATATTCTAAATTGAAAAAAATATTAAAAATTTGTCATACTTTTGTCAAAAAAATATGATATAATAGAAAAAAATTTTTTAAAATGAAACTTTTGTTTATAATAGTTTTATTTGAGAAAGGAAAGTGATGTTTAAAACGTTTTTTGATATTAAGATTATTAATGTAAGTATATTATTTTGTTTTATGGAAACTTTGAGCTATGGAATTAATGTTGATGACGTGATTTCACAGTATGAAAAAAATTCTTATACAACCAAGATAAACGAAGTTAATATGAAAACTTATGACATAAAAGACAAAGCTTTAAAAAATGGTGACTGGAATGAAATTAAAGTAACTTCTGATAGTAACTATACATTACACGGAGATTCTGATGGTTTAACTATGGAAAATAATGTGAAATACGGAATGCTTTATTACAAAAATGGGTATAATTTTAGAAATAAAAAGGTTACAGAAAATAAAATAGGGGTTTCTAAAGAGTTAAATGATTATTTCGGGTATAGCGACAATAAATATAATAAAAGTACTAATGATATTTCAAGAAATATTCAAAAAATAAATAATGAGACTACTAAAAATTCTGAAATTAGGGATTTAATTGATTTGTATAAAGATTATAAAAATAAAGAAAAAGAAATCGAGCAGGAAAAATTGACGCTGGAAGATAGTAAAAGAGATTATGCCATTCAATCAGAAAAATGGAATTTGGGAACGACAACGCTTTATGATTTTGAGCTGGCAAAAACAGAATATGAAAATTCCCAGTTAAAATGTGAAAATCTTGAAAGAGAGTTAAAGATTTTGGGAGAAAAATTTATGATTTATAATGTGAAATTGCCTGAAAAAAGCGAACTTGAAGATTTGAAAAAGGTTGAATTAAAAAAAGAGGATTTTTATGATTTGAGATTGTCGGAAGCGGAGTCGATTGAGTTAAATAGCAAGCTAAATGACGAAAAATTGAGAAAGGAATCAATAGATTATAAGTATCCAAAATTGACGGCGGACGTTGGATATTCATTAAAAAATCATTCAGTTGTATTTGGTCTTGGTGTTACTAAAACATTTAAAAGGTATAATGATACGATTGAAGATTTGAAAAATGAAAAAGAAAAATTGGAACTACAGTATGCGCAGAAAAAAAATGAGCTATTATCAAATGTAGGACAGCAAATGATAACTTATACAACTTATGAAACCAATGAAATAACAGCTGAAAACACTATGAACATCACAAAGAGAAACTCTGAAATTTATGCGAAAAAATATGAATTGGGAGTTGATACTTTTGAAAACTATGTGGAAAAAAGAAATGAGTACAGAAAAGCTGTAAAAGATTATGAAAAAGCTAAAAATGAACTTGCGGCATTTACGAAAAAGATAAAATATTATAAATAATACAAAAAAAGAGGTGATTTTGTGAAAGGAAGTTATATTTTGAATAAAAAAAATATTATGAAAATATTGTCAATTTTTATTATTTTATCATTTCTTTTAATTAGTTGTGGTAAAAAAGAAGCTGCTTTGGAATATGAAGTAACGAAAGTAGGTGTTGGAGATATAGAACTTTCGGTGTCAAAAACGGGACAAGTCGTGTCTGAAAATGAAGTGTCGGTGTACACGAGTTCCAGCCAAAGAGTAAAAGATGTATTTTTTAAAACAGGTGATAATGTAAAAAAAGGAGATGTAGTCGTAACATTTTATCCAGCTGATAAAAATGAAACTTTGAGAAAAATCCAGATGAAAAATTTGGAAATTAAAAAATATGAAAGAAATTTGGCAGACGCTAGACGTTCACTTGGAAGAAAAAGAGAGTCAAAAAGTATAGAAGTTCAACAAAAATCAAGAGATTTGCATAATGCTCAGGAGTTGTACAAAGTCGGCGGGGAAACAAGAGTTAATGTAGATGATGCAAAAAAGGCGCTAAGAACATCTAGAATTGAATTGGATACGGCTGACAGCGAAGAAAGAGCTAATATAGAAGACGCAAGAACATCATTAAAGACTGCAAAATTGGAACTAGCGACATTGCAAGAAGATATGACGCTTATAAAAAATGAAATAACAAGTCCAGTAGATGGAGTTATTACAGAGATGACTGCCGATGAAAATTATAAAGTAAACACTGAAACAACTTTATTTAAGGTATCAGATTCCAAAAATATGAAAGTGGAAGTGAGCTTATCAGACACGCAAGTGAAAGATATAGAAGTGGGACAAAGAGTAGAAATTACATCAGATGCATTGCCTAAAGGAGAAAAAGTAGAAGGATATGTATCACAAATTTCAGGAGTGGCTAAAAAAAGTGAGAACTTAGATGAAAGTAATACGACTGTTACTATAAAAATGAACGATACAAAAAATTTAAGACCAGGAACTACAATAAGTGCCACAATTTTTTATAAAGAAAGAAAAAATGTTATAAAAATTCCGTATAGCGCAGTAATAAACGAAAATGGAAAATATTTTGTGTTTGTAGTTGGAAAGGATAAAAAAATTAAAAAAAGAGAAGTAAAAGTGGGAATCAGTGATGAAACTTATTATGAAGTAACTTCCGGATTAAGCTTGGGAGATAACATAATTTCTATTGTTGACGAAACATTAAAAGATGGTCAGAAAATAAAAATTGCTGATCCTAAAAAACCTAGAAAAGATAACAAAAAAATAATAAAACAACAAAATGTAGAAAGTGTACCAGCAGGTGATGCAGCACCAGGAGGTCCAGGACCTATGTAAAATTATATGAAAAAATTTAAAATCTGATAAAGGAATTATAAATCTATGATAGATGTAAAAGATGTTGTAAAGACATATAAAAATGGAAATTTGGAATTGACTGTATTAAAAGGACTTAATCTATCGGTCAAAAAAGGAGAGTATGTCGCATTTATGGGACCAAGTGGAAGTGGAAAATCTACTCTTATGAATATTTTGGGCTGTCTTGACAGTCTGACTTCAGGAACATATATTTTGGACGGTCAAGATGTTTCTAGAATAAAAGGCGATGCACTGGCAAAAGTGAGAAATGAAAAAATTGGATTTGTGTTTCAGACTTTTAATTTGCTTCCCAAAATGAACGCTGTTGAAAATGTTGCACTTCCAGCGCTTTATGCAGGGGTAAAAAAGTCAGAAAGAATGAGAAGGGCGATAGAAGCACTTGAAAGTGTAGGACTGGGAGATAGAATTCACCATAAGCCAAATGAAATGTCTGGAGGGCAAAGACAAAGGGTTGCAATTGCAAGAGCCATCATTAATAGTCCAAATATACTTTTGGCAGATGAGCCAACTGGAAATCTGGATTCCAAATCGACTGAAGAAATTTTGGAAATTTTTAAAAAATTAAACGATAAAGGGACAACGATTGTTATGGTAACTCACGAAGAAGATGTCGCCGAGCATTGTAAAAGAATTATTAGATTAAAGGATGGCGTAATTGAAAAAGATGAAATTGTCGTAAACCGGAGAGGAGTGTAAATGGATTTTTTGGAATCGCTAAAGTTGTCTTTATCCAATTTATTTAGTTATAAAGTGAGATCATTTTTGACAATGTTAGGTATAATAATTGGGATTGGAGCGGTTATTATGATGTCTTCATTGGGAGCTGGAATGAAGCAAAATATAACGGGAGACTTAAATAAGCTGGGAGTGGGAAATTTCAACGTTTCGATTGACACCTCTCCTGGACAAACTTATAAAAGCGAAGATCTGATGACAGAAAAAGATATTGAAAATATAAAAAAAATAGAAGAAGTTGAAGCGGTTAGTCCAACTTCCAGTGCTTTTGCCAGAATTGAGATTGGTGAAAATACAAAAATGTTTATGGGAACGGGAGTTACACAAGATTATTTTAAAATATCAAATTTTACTATAATAAAAGGAAGAAAATTTTTACCAAGTGAGTATAGAAAAGATGGAAGATTCATAATAATTGACAGTTCTACAGCAGAGCAGCTGTATCCAGATGAAAACCCAATAGGAAAAAAGGTAACTCTAAACTTTAAAAAGAACAGATATGAATTAGTCATTGTCGGAGTGTATAAAGATCCCTATTCAAGCCTAAATTTTGGAGGTGGAGGAGGTGCGCCATCGAGCGGACTTATACCAAACCAGTTTTTAGTGTTTGTCAATGGAGGAGAGCAAAATAAGTTTGAAGAACTTCAAGTAAAGGTGGCTTCTGCAAATTCATTAAATATCGCAATGGCGGAAGTTAAAGATTTGATGTCAAGAAGAGGAAGTTCTCCTGACGTATATAATGTGAGATCAGAAAGTTCTGGATTAGATCAATTTAATAATATCTTAAATATGGTAACTTTATTTATAAGCGGAGTTGCTGGAATTTCGCTATTTGTCGGTGGAATTGGGGTAATGAACATTATGCTTGTCAGCGTTACCGAAAGAATAAGGGAAGTTGGCCTAAGAAAAGCATTGGGAGCCAGAACGAAGGACATTCTTGTGCAATTTTTGATTGAAGCGGTAATCTTAACATTTTTTGGAGGTATAATTGGAGTTATAATTGGGTATTCTTTGGCACTTTTAATTGGTATATTTATTAAGACATCTCCAGTATTAGGTCCAGGTGTAGTGTTTGTATGTATATTTGTTTCTACAATGTTAGGACTTGTATTTGGAGTTTATCCAGCTAAAAAAGCGGCAAATTTGGAACCTATGGAAGCA
Proteins encoded in this window:
- a CDS encoding TolC family protein, which gives rise to MFKTFFDIKIINVSILFCFMETLSYGINVDDVISQYEKNSYTTKINEVNMKTYDIKDKALKNGDWNEIKVTSDSNYTLHGDSDGLTMENNVKYGMLYYKNGYNFRNKKVTENKIGVSKELNDYFGYSDNKYNKSTNDISRNIQKINNETTKNSEIRDLIDLYKDYKNKEKEIEQEKLTLEDSKRDYAIQSEKWNLGTTTLYDFELAKTEYENSQLKCENLERELKILGEKFMIYNVKLPEKSELEDLKKVELKKEDFYDLRLSEAESIELNSKLNDEKLRKESIDYKYPKLTADVGYSLKNHSVVFGLGVTKTFKRYNDTIEDLKNEKEKLELQYAQKKNELLSNVGQQMITYTTYETNEITAENTMNITKRNSEIYAKKYELGVDTFENYVEKRNEYRKAVKDYEKAKNELAAFTKKIKYYK
- a CDS encoding efflux RND transporter periplasmic adaptor subunit, with the translated sequence MKGSYILNKKNIMKILSIFIILSFLLISCGKKEAALEYEVTKVGVGDIELSVSKTGQVVSENEVSVYTSSSQRVKDVFFKTGDNVKKGDVVVTFYPADKNETLRKIQMKNLEIKKYERNLADARRSLGRKRESKSIEVQQKSRDLHNAQELYKVGGETRVNVDDAKKALRTSRIELDTADSEERANIEDARTSLKTAKLELATLQEDMTLIKNEITSPVDGVITEMTADENYKVNTETTLFKVSDSKNMKVEVSLSDTQVKDIEVGQRVEITSDALPKGEKVEGYVSQISGVAKKSENLDESNTTVTIKMNDTKNLRPGTTISATIFYKERKNVIKIPYSAVINENGKYFVFVVGKDKKIKKREVKVGISDETYYEVTSGLSLGDNIISIVDETLKDGQKIKIADPKKPRKDNKKIIKQQNVESVPAGDAAPGGPGPM
- a CDS encoding ABC transporter ATP-binding protein → MIDVKDVVKTYKNGNLELTVLKGLNLSVKKGEYVAFMGPSGSGKSTLMNILGCLDSLTSGTYILDGQDVSRIKGDALAKVRNEKIGFVFQTFNLLPKMNAVENVALPALYAGVKKSERMRRAIEALESVGLGDRIHHKPNEMSGGQRQRVAIARAIINSPNILLADEPTGNLDSKSTEEILEIFKKLNDKGTTIVMVTHEEDVAEHCKRIIRLKDGVIEKDEIVVNRRGV
- a CDS encoding ABC transporter permease; translation: MDFLESLKLSLSNLFSYKVRSFLTMLGIIIGIGAVIMMSSLGAGMKQNITGDLNKLGVGNFNVSIDTSPGQTYKSEDLMTEKDIENIKKIEEVEAVSPTSSAFARIEIGENTKMFMGTGVTQDYFKISNFTIIKGRKFLPSEYRKDGRFIIIDSSTAEQLYPDENPIGKKVTLNFKKNRYELVIVGVYKDPYSSLNFGGGGGAPSSGLIPNQFLVFVNGGEQNKFEELQVKVASANSLNIAMAEVKDLMSRRGSSPDVYNVRSESSGLDQFNNILNMVTLFISGVAGISLFVGGIGVMNIMLVSVTERIREVGLRKALGARTKDILVQFLIEAVILTFFGGIIGVIIGYSLALLIGIFIKTSPVLGPGVVFVCIFVSTMLGLVFGVYPAKKAANLEPMEALRTD